The Anastrepha ludens isolate Willacy chromosome 2, idAnaLude1.1, whole genome shotgun sequence DNA window ttcggggggtgagggacgcgtggtgttgtctacgttggacctgctgcgcaatccactgtggctgttgcggcctgatggtggtgggcggccgcgcctccgggggcggtagtgggtgcagagctctgcagcagggggcaacgtaggcagttgtccactcacgggtggtgcgcaggccggaacatctccgaaaatggcaccagccattgcaagaattgcactggactgataccagattccgaggtattacggcctgacacacggaacagactgtgcgggggaccaggagctgctggtttgtccccgcactggggttggagcaggaaggaaggggagttgtgttgctccgataggctcctcaccggcTCCTACCGGAGGTGTTGgtagtggtggcggttggtagtgccggcctatcagggggtgtgttAACCGTGGAGGaatcagacgcctgctggcgggagcaacacgtggccacataccgtgtggaccactccctatgtgacttaagacccgagcaggtcttaaggtggctccacccgttgcacttgttgcacctaaccgaggtggagttcgggtgaagccgtttgtggcagacgctgcagtagaatacctctggcccagggttggattcgattccagctctgaggagaagtatttggagcaggattgCTGCGACGCACTCGCTTAtcgacacccacgtcactgttgacagttataattccgaggttgtaaaggacttcgtttatttaagaaccagcattaacaccgataacaatgtcagcattaaaatccaacgcagaatctctcttgccaacatgtgctactttggactaagtaggcaaatgagtagtaaagtcctctctcgacgaacaaaactaacactctacaaggctcgcATCATGCcggtcctaacgtatggcgcaaaagcggggacgatgacaacatccgatgaagcgacgcttggagtgtttgagagaacgatTCTGCGCACGATAAAATGGCATCATCAAGATGATTGCTACTTTTGCCAAACGAATGCCTTAGGCCACAGTTTTAACTTGCGCAAAATCATAAATTACGCTAATGTTGCAActgttacaaaatattttataaataagtcTGACATACATATAAGCTTTCAACTTTTACAATCAAAAACACTGCACAAGTCGCCCTAATTTGAATTGTAATTATAAGATCAGCAATTACAATATATACAATGTATAATATAGATATGTGCTCGTAATTAAGCCACTTCATCTTTTTACAATAAGCCCAAAACTTTTCATGATATATTTTTAtcgttaaatttttaacaatgcATTTGATTGTGTAATAAAAGCCTCGTAAatcaaaattccaaactttgtacaaaattaacaaaagtttaacaaatttaaaaacataccATAAAtatctttaacttttttattcgaatttttagaaaactttcggGTGTGCAGTTTTGTAGTCTATGTGCTTGAAATATAtcgcgaatattgtaaaaaaaagtgaCTTAATTACGTGAGCGCAAGTGTATATATAATTATGCCATGAGTACCCAACTTACCTTACTACAGAATACTCCGTTAGACTTCCTTTCGGTAAGGGGTATAGAGGatgaaattttcacaattgCCTCAAAGTCAGCTTCACGGACTTGCTTCTTGAACTCCGGATAAAGTGCATATAAAACACCGTCAACATCTTCCCtatcttttttaacaacattTTGCAATGAAGCGAAAACCCCCATCCAAATATTCCAGCGGATTTCGTGATCTTCCATATATGGCATAATGCGTCGTATGAGTGTCTAAAGAAATACACCAAattgaaatacttaaaataataatgtaatttcaatatttccagTCAATTTTACTACTATCCAAACAAACTAACGCAAAACTAAGGCAAAgagaaaaggaagaaaaattaattttttaatgattgtATTATTTTGATTGATGACATGAGAAACTATTCTagacaaaaatctaaaaatcttTGAAAGAACTTCTTGTTCAAACTAAAAAGTAccgaaaaattagtaattccCCTCCATTTAAAATCTCCGTCCAACTATTTTGACGAACTTCTGTACACAGATAATTTAAAATCAGCTTGATTACGGAACGGTCATGTTTGcaacattttgacaaaaaaatttccCGCCCTATTATTACGCTGAGAAAAGATTTACGCTGTCCGGGCAAAAGgcaaaataaatacaacatTATTATGGCTCTACATGCTCGACTTACGTCTTTTTCAACAATAAACACATTATATTAACGACACTTATAAATCTTTCAAAGCCCGTAACCAGGAAAAAAAGAGGAGGAAAACGTATGTTTTTCAACATCAACATGTTTAGTCTGTCGCGATCCAGGATTTGATGTGAACCGTCGGCTTGAGCATCTCTTCGAGTACGGCGAAACACAATCACCGAATGTGACTGCCACTCTGTCATTGTGCTTCGTTTGATTAGACAGGAACCTTACTGTGGACAGAAGCTTACTCACACCACAAATGAAGTTGCAGGTGCTCAACCCAGTCGGGCCAAAGTCTGTCGCTTCAGCAGCttcaaaaaaaagatattttaatcgagttttttatgttgttaTGTATACTCAAATTGAATTTTGAGCGTCCTAAGTAAgaaatttgacttatatctTTATGCTTTCAGAACAAAATATCCACCACTAACGAGCATAACTGCAATTTATCATTTTTGATCCATACATTCCATATATTCctataaagatcaaaataacgTTTGTATGTTATCGCGAACATCCCGTATGAATGCGccgattaagaagaaatatgtaAAGGATCCTTATCCTCCGACTATGCTCATAATAGACTTTCAGCCCAAAATTACTTTCAAAGATGTTTCTTTGTCTAGGTCAGCTTTTATAAAAACCTTAATGTAATTGTCTAACTTTTTTCATTCAATAGCTGCGAAGTGCGAATTGTAATTCTTCATATCTTACAGTCTATACGATATTTTGTATTGTAGATTTAAATACATAAGTACTAAAAATATGGCAAATTGAATCACAGTTACATATGTAGGTGCGAACTTTCATTCCCCCGCCTTATGCGAATTCTGTGAAAgaattcttcttctttgttttgtGGAGAATTTCACAAAACAAATTAAGTCAACGTAAATTTATGATCCTTTTCAAACTGAACcgaagaaataaaagcaaatacacAGTTCATTAATTTCCGGTACTTAAATTAGCTACATATTTCGAAAAGGTGAATAAACGATTTGCAAAATTATGGAACGATTGGTTGAAAAAAGCCTTCAGTAGTTACTCATCCAGCAAAAATAGTTAACATTACCTTTCCCTTACGAACATTCATGATTGCCGGTACTTCTTCATGAGAAAGACCAGCTATCAGTTTCGACACGagtatttctttcttttcaatttcataTGCGAACTTGTTTTTTAGCGCTGGATTCACTGTAGATGTATTAGATAAATCCGCCACTCGCTCTTCTTGAGTTTTATTCGCATTTTCTAGTTGCTCTAAAGCCGCAATGCGCTCGctctcttttttctttttcattataaTAGTGGCAATTGCAGTGGGATTATTTAAATCctccaattttaaaacaatacgaTAAAGTGTCTCAATATGTAGCAGAATATGTCGCGATTTACGTTGAGCAGATGATGCAATATCGCTTATAATACCTGTTAAAGAGGTTACTGATAAAGTATTGGATTTCAGATGGGCAGAGCTGATACCACTGGAATTTGCAACATTTCTTATGCCATCTCCAGCCCCGTTGGCAGCCGCTTCCTTGCCCATAATTTCAGCATCAATTATTTTGCGCGGTGCCGTCACACTTCCATACTGCAGTTTACCCAAAGAATTTTCAAACTTTAGTGGAGTAAACACATATGGGCTTTTTTGATCCTGGTTGTTTCCAATATGTCCACTATTATTGCCAGTAACGCCGGTCGTTTCTGAGTTACGGCGTTCGCGGAGCTGCCCATTTCGTGTTCCATTCTTATTACCAAGTTGGACTAAAATAAGTTGAGCATGACCTTTTGGCTGAGTTAGCGGATGATTTAGTTGGTTGTCTTTATGTGCCTGACTGTGACGCAGGTTGCCATTTTGAGCCGCCTTTCTTTCACGATATACCATATAATAAAAGTCGTCAATATAAGGAGTTTCTGTATTTAACTGCGATAACTGAATACCGATTAACCAATGTTTGTCTCGTGTACTCATCAGATTGGCATATTCATCGAACTCTTCATGGGGTAAATTGCCAGTTGCAGGCCCTCCTTCTCGACGCTGATGGGAAGGGTTTTTACCTCCAATATTGTTGGCCCGTTGCTGAGCAAGACTTTGATAAGTATTCATTCCAATTGTTTGCTGCATTTGTTGTGCTTGACGTGCAGCATTTTGCAAAAGGGGAtgattttgttgaatttcttgaACCAAACGCATATTAAACATATTATACATTGAGTTGGATTGTTGTGCATTTAGTAAGACTGCTGGACTGGTTGGATGAGGAGCAATACGAgtctgttgttgttgaggttgtACCAAACCAGCTGGATAAATACCCCCAACTGCCGCAGCCGCCCGCATAGCATTAAAATTGGGATGCatagcaaaattattcaaagcGATCGGGAGATGAGGGCCTGGCAGTGGGCGCTGGTGCAATTGCTGAAAATTTGGCGGCAGTCCGTGTTGGTTTAGTAAGGGATGGGGAGGAAGTTGGTGATTATTTTGCTGTTGCAAATGCGGGCCTGGTCCGGTTGAGTATAAGGGAAAGCCTGGAGGGAGACGACTTCCAGCCACGCCACCTGCTTGATGTTGCTGCAATAAATTACCCAATGGGTGCTGTGCTAGATTATTTGTAAAATTACTACTCGGTCTAGGTGGATGTCCTTGATTGTTGGGAAAACCAGGCGGACCTAGGTACAAAGAAATTAATTACTTGAACATTTATTATGGTATTTGGTACCTTTCAAATGTGTAAGTTGTGGTTTGTGTAAGTTTTGTTGATGTTGACCTGCTTGCTGTTGCTGTATATGTTGCGGTGGAGGTGTCTTTGTCGCCTGCTTTAAAACATCACTGATATATTGTTGAGTCTGTCGATTCTGGTTTTGCTGTTGCTGATAATCTTTAGACTCTGGATGTTGCTCTTGATGTTTGCGCATAGTTTGTTCATTAATTATATTCCTTTCTATATCCTCCAATGTGCAAAATTTAGGAGTTGGAGGAAGACCGTATACCCCACAAATACCTCCAACAGCCATATCCCCATGAACATTTTGAAAATCAGAGTTTGGATTTCGGTGGTCAAACGTCTGTTGCCGATGGTTTGCAATCTGTGCTCGTTGAAAATGCCTAATGTCATTTGATCCATTAATTCCACGTGCATCTCCACCTTGAAGAATTGGTGTTTGTGTTCTCATATCCCCAAGAATATTTGATTGATGTGCGGTAGAAGGCTTAAGAGGAATTGAAGCCCACACGCTAGGATCTAAACTTAGGCCAGAGGCTCCACCTACACTTTCATTATCGTCGAATCTTAAATCTACGTCATCTAATCTCATTCCCGACAAATTTAACTCCAAA harbors:
- the LOC128871906 gene encoding protein PAT1 homolog 1, with product MDDSFFGFDTSVPFEDDGAGGQIAEPSEEEYDALNDETFGSATNGDWEEAHENMVRLTDCFLSDSGCRDSLDGVRSKGGKAIHSSQASSSKANPLRVRTVEKYADSDLELNLSGMRLDDVDLRFDDNESVGGASGLSLDPSVWASIPLKPSTAHQSNILGDMRTQTPILQGGDARGINGSNDIRHFQRAQIANHRQQTFDHRNPNSDFQNVHGDMAVGGICGVYGLPPTPKFCTLEDIERNIINEQTMRKHQEQHPESKDYQQQQNQNRQTQQYISDVLKQATKTPPPQHIQQQQAGQHQQNLHKPQLTHLKGPPGFPNNQGHPPRPSSNFTNNLAQHPLGNLLQQHQAGGVAGSRLPPGFPLYSTGPGPHLQQQNNHQLPPHPLLNQHGLPPNFQQLHQRPLPGPHLPIALNNFAMHPNFNAMRAAAAVGGIYPAGLVQPQQQQTRIAPHPTSPAVLLNAQQSNSMYNMFNMRLVQEIQQNHPLLQNAARQAQQMQQTIGMNTYQSLAQQRANNIGGKNPSHQRREGGPATGNLPHEEFDEYANLMSTRDKHWLIGIQLSQLNTETPYIDDFYYMVYRERKAAQNGNLRHSQAHKDNQLNHPLTQPKGHAQLILVQLGNKNGTRNGQLRERRNSETTGVTGNNSGHIGNNQDQKSPYVFTPLKFENSLGKLQYGSVTAPRKIIDAEIMGKEAAANGAGDGIRNVANSSGISSAHLKSNTLSVTSLTGIISDIASSAQRKSRHILLHIETLYRIVLKLEDLNNPTAIATIIMKKKKESERIAALEQLENANKTQEERVADLSNTSTVNPALKNKFAYEIEKKEILVSKLIAGLSHEEVPAIMNVRKGKTLIRRIMPYMEDHEIRWNIWMGVFASLQNVVKKDREDVDGVLYALYPEFKKQVREADFEAIVKISSSIPLTERKSNGVFCSKFGISSLVCLVLQAEHIYMSDNDSTHTDANKEKWRHFLDQVSTSLNRTIQNQAICAEIESDSIQPMMDHFARFKDLKLDSLLALITEAKQQIN